In the genome of Planococcus donghaensis, the window CAAGTCCTTCTTCAGTTGAAACGGCAATACCTACATCATAAAACTGTTTTAGCAATACGTCTGTACCATCTAATTCAGCGTTAACGTAAGGGTATTTTTTCAATGCAGCAGTTACTGCTTTTGTGAAGAATGACATAAAGCCAAGTTTCACATCATTGTTTTTAAGGAATTGATCTTTTTTACGGCTGCGTAATGCCATAACGTTCGTCATATCAATTTCATTAAATGTAGTTAACATTGCAGTTGATTGTTTAACTTCAAGAAGACGTTTAGCAATTGTTTGACGACGTCTAGTCATTTTTTCACGAACAACGCGGCCGTTTTCTTCGTCTGAAGAAGGTGCTGCTGCTTTTGGTGCTTCCGCTTTAGCAGCAGGTGCACTTGCTGCAGGTTTTGAACCATGCGCTTCTACATCTTGAACGCGTACACGTCCCATAGGATCTACTGGGGTAATTGCTGCAAGATCGATTCCTTTTTCACGAGCTAATTTGCGCGCTGCAGGACTTGCAATTGTGCGATCAGAAGAAGATTGCTCTTCAGCCGCTTTGTCTTCAGCCACAGGTTCTTGAGCAGCAGGAGCTTCTGTTTTAGCAGGCTCTTCTGATTTTTGCGGAGCTTCTTCTGCTTTAGGAGCAGCAGATTCGCCAGAACCTTCGCCTACGATTGCGATTACTTGTCCAACTTCAACTGTATCGCCTTCTTGTGCCAAATGTTCTTGAACAACTCC includes:
- the odhB gene encoding 2-oxoglutarate dehydrogenase complex dihydrolipoyllysine-residue succinyltransferase gives rise to the protein MAEIKVPELAESITEGTIAQWLKQPGETVEKGEFIVELETDKVNVEVISEEAGVVQEHLAQEGDTVEVGQVIAIVGEGSGESAAPKAEEAPQKSEEPAKTEAPAAQEPVAEDKAAEEQSSSDRTIASPAARKLAREKGIDLAAITPVDPMGRVRVQDVEAHGSKPAASAPAAKAEAPKAAAPSSDEENGRVVREKMTRRRQTIAKRLLEVKQSTAMLTTFNEIDMTNVMALRSRKKDQFLKNNDVKLGFMSFFTKAVTAALKKYPYVNAELDGTDVLLKQFYDVGIAVSTEEGLVVPIVRDTDKKNFAEIEATIGELAKKARDKKLSMADMTGGSFTITNGGVFGSLMSTPILNGTQVGILGMHTIQKRPVAIGDEVQIRPMMYVALSYDHRVIDGSDSVGFLKMVKDMIENPEDLLLES